The Diospyros lotus cultivar Yz01 chromosome 15, ASM1463336v1, whole genome shotgun sequence genome has a window encoding:
- the LOC127792084 gene encoding protein WHAT'S THIS FACTOR 1 homolog, chloroplastic-like has product MTFGAIKVLLNLNKSNVASVKCAIFSIQHRCVKSFLGTIYSVSQYRSMTTSKRIQDRSKKKRVHDLEIATEKWKIASKVLFLLEILKQEPEQIIPIRSLDHYRRQINLPKPNKISDFIRKCPKLFELYKDHKGVLWCGMTKQAEELVQEEERIIETYSEKAAEHVARFLMMSVDKRLPLDKLAHFRRDFGFPIHFRRNWIYRYPQHFRVVKNEDDIEFLELVSWNPSWAVTELEKKVIGMSKDHQPGLLSLSFALKFPPDYKKVYRYGGKIDHFQKRTYLSPYADARGLKAGSLEFDKRAVAVMHELLSFTIEKRLVTDHLTHFRRELVMPQKLMRLLLKHFGIFYVSERGKRASVFLTEAYEGSELIEKLPYVLWKEKVQSLTGYRGRQKKIQSFDDLEEMEDRGLFKSEFEEDIVYVQSEKEDNLSSLEDSSLLDESEMGIGDICSAYKDIETL; this is encoded by the coding sequence ATGACTTTTGGAGCAATCAAGGTTTTACTTAACTTGAATAAATCAAATGTCGCTTCTGTCAAATGTGCAATTTTTTCAATTCAACATCGTTGTGTGAAGTCCTTTCTTGGCACAATATATTCGGTGTCACAATATCGATCTATGACAACAAGCAAGCGAATCCAAGACCGAAGCAAGAAGAAGAGAGTTCACGATCTTGAAATCGCGACAGAGAAGTGGAAGATTGCCTCAAAAGTGTTGTTTTTATTGGAGATCTTGAAGCAAGAACCTGAACAAATCATACCTATAAGGTCACTTGATCATTATAGGAGGCAAATCAACTTGCCAAAGCCCAATAAGATTTCGGACTTCATTCGAAAATGCCCGAAGTTGTTTGAACTGTACAAGGACCACAAAGGGGTGTTGTGGTGTGGGATGACGAAACAAGCTGAAGAGTTGGTTCAAGAAGAGGAGAGGATCATTGAAACCTACTCGGAGAAGGCAGCCGAGCATGTGGCCAGGTTTTTGATGATGTCTGTTGATAAGCGATTACCGTTGGACAAACTTGCCCATTTCAGAAGAGACTTCGGTTTTCCTATTCATTTTCGGAGAAATTGGATTTATAGGTATCCTCAACACTTTAGGGTGGTTAAGAATGAGGACGATATTGAGTTTTTGGAGCTTGTTTCCTGGAATCCGTCTTGGGCCGTCACTGAATTGGAGAAGAAAGTGATTGGGATGTCAAAGGATCACCAACCCGGATTACTTTCGCTCTCTTTTGCATTGAAATTCCCACCAGATTACAAGAAGGTCTATAGATATGGTGGGAAGATTGACCACTTTCAGAAGCGCACCTATTTGTCTCCTTATGCAGATGCTCGTGGATTGAAAGCCGGGTCGCTAGAATTTGATAAGAGAGCAGTTGCTGTGATGCATGAGTTACTTAGCTTCACTATTGAGAAGAGGTTAGTAACTGATCATTTGACCCATTTTAGGAGGGAGCTTGTGATGCCTCAGAAGTTGATGAGGcttttactaaaacattttggcATATTCTATGTTTCTGAGAGGGGGAAGAGAGCTAGTGTGTTTTTGACTGAAGCATATGAAGGTTCTGAGTTGATTGAGAAACTTCCATATGTCCTTTGGAAGGAGAAGGTCCAAAGCCTTACAGGTTATAGAGGAAGgcagaagaaaattcaaagttttgatgatcttgaAGAGATGGAGGATCGGGGTTTATTCAAGAGTGAATTTGAAGAAGACATTGTGTATGTGCAATCAGAAAAGGAAGACAACTTGAGCAGTTTAGAGGATTCTTCACTCTTAGATGAATCTGAGATGGGGATTGGAGATATATGCAGTGCATATAAGGATATTGAAACATTGTAA